In Cicer arietinum cultivar CDC Frontier isolate Library 1 chromosome 1, Cicar.CDCFrontier_v2.0, whole genome shotgun sequence, one DNA window encodes the following:
- the LOC101508259 gene encoding uncharacterized protein, producing the protein MAPFSNYISFLFLTTLLFALQITARDSQFFSKVTHSNNNKETEIPNKEEPITNKPDQQQPHFIPETENSYGLYGHDDSDQLPSTTTATYHPSKTQFEDTNKYNNKYYNNDAYNTKYYNKDTFENNQNEFTDEEYNSMVEKQNNDQNYYNNNNNAASERSFHTNNNHYHAANNRYNGEKQGMSDTRFLEGGKYFYDVNYEKNNNPTFYSDSFRGMNANNRYNNRGNNYDNNNEYYNHNKHGSYNAYKNQEEFEDEQNEFEP; encoded by the coding sequence ATGGCTCCCTTTTCAAACTACATCTCTTTCCTTTTCTTGACAACCCTTTTGTTTGCTCTCCAAATTACTGCCAGAGACAGCCAATTCTTCAGCAAAGTCACACATTCCAACAACAACAAAGAGACAGAAATTCCCAACAAAGAAGAACCAATTACAAACAAACCAGACCAACAACAACCACATTTCATTCCTGAGACTGAAAATAGTTATGGCTTATATGGCCATGATGACTCTGATCAACTTCCTTCCACCACCACTGCCACTTACCATCCTTCCAAGACTCAATTTGAAGACACCAACAAATACAACAACAAGTACTACAATAATGATGCATATAACACAAAGTATTACAACAAGGACACTTTTGAGAATAACCAAAATGAGTTCACTGATGAAGAATACAACTCCATGGTTGAAAAACAGAACAACGATCAAAATtactacaacaacaacaacaatgctGCCAGTGAAAGATCATTCCACACCAACAATAATCATTATCATGCTGCTAATAACAGGTACAATGGTGAGAAGCAAGGAATGAGTGACACAAGATTTTTAGAAGGTGGAAAATATTTCTATGATGTAAACTATGAGAAAAACAACAATCCAACATTCTATAGTGATTCATTTAGAGGAATGAACGCAAACAACAGGTACAACAACAGAGGTAATAACTATGATAACAACAATGAGTACTATAACCATAATAAGCATGGCAGCTACAATGCTTACAAGAACCAAGAGGAGTTTGAAGATGAACAAAATGAATTTGAGCCATGA
- the LOC101508896 gene encoding uncharacterized protein: MVPSIFIFLAFSSLFLLHTSLPVSAQSIDHFTSQINQINLKIAHLESVLEETNQNLKERDSYLEECEKRLNDMSEKIHHLHSTLSTMKDDSLHSETRLKALEEEVQLLWSALRRNNFDLHILKSKAEDNENRLEEVASRVEKMSGIVTEQWIQVQHLEQALHITKMRTVKARRQASFTRCTFLKFIHNLQADLRTLESFVFGERTIVSSPISKAMDHLKRYSSMTKKYHHQLQGFIKDLMKKNELTASLANDELVFILASAVITFPLMSAWLLLSS; encoded by the exons ATGGTTCCTTCCATATTCATATTCTTAGCTTTCTCTTCTCTCTTTCTTCTCCATACTTCGCTTCCCGTTTCAGCTCAATCAATCGATCACTTCACCTCGCAGATCAACCAAATTAACCTCAAAATCGCTCACTTAG AATCGGTTCTTGAAGAAACCAATCAAAATCTAAAAGAAAGGGATTCGTATCTTGAAGAGTGTGAAAAGCGATTGAATGACATGTCAGAAAAAATCCATCATCTGCACTCTACTCTCTCTACAATGAAG GATGATTCATTGCATAGCGAGACACGGCTTAAAGCTCTGGAGGAAGAG GTACAACTTCTTTGGTCTGCCTTGAGAAGGAACAACTTTGATCtccatattttaaaatctaaagcGGAAGATAATGAAAACAGACTGGAAGAGGTTGCTTCAAGAGTTGAAAAG ATGAGTGGCATTGTGACTGAACAGTGGATTCAAGTTCAGCATCTTGAGCAGGCTCTTCACATTACCAAA ATGAGGACTGTAAAGGCTCGAAGGCAAGCGAGCTTCACAAGATGCACATTCTTGAAG TTTATCCACAACCTCCAAGCTGATCTTCGGACACTGGAATCATTTGTATTTGGTGAAAGGACTATAGTAAGCTCACCAATCTCAAAGGCTATGGACCACTTGAAGAGATACTCTTCAATGACCAAAAAGTATCACCATCAG CTTCAAGGTTTCATAAAAGATCTGAtgaagaaaaatgaattgactGCATCTCTTGCAAATGATGAATTAGTTTTCATCTTG GCATCTGCTGTAATCACCTTTCCATTAATGAGTGCCTGGTTGTTGCTTTCATCGTAA
- the LOC101508580 gene encoding uncharacterized protein, with translation MTMEDTTWEQRLQALTHILTNPTTTPTLHSQFFIAKQIPCYLNWDYPPILCSNPSLLKKWEFSFFLKRVFTMGLPQTSWRSKCPFQQPPPLILAEGVEEAQWGKEQRKAYVRKRFARKPLGTNVNPLLPILIPNFLLLSLMIWNPFYYLD, from the coding sequence ATGACCATGGAAGATACAACATGGGAGCAGAGACTCCAAGCCTTAACACACATCCTAACAAACCCGACAACCACACCAACTCTCCACTCTCAATTCTTCATTGCCAAACAAATCCCATGCTACCTCAATTGGGACTACCCACCAATCCTCTGCTCAAATCCATCTCTTCTCAAAAAATGGGAATTCTCATTCTTCCTCAAAAGGGTATTCACAATGGGTCTTCCTCAAACTTCTTGGAGATCTAAGTGTCCATTTCAGCAACCCCCACCATTGATTCTTGCTGAGGGTGTTGAGGAAGCACAGTGGGGAAAGGAACAAAGAAAGGCTTATGTTAGGAAGAGGTTTGCTAGGAAACCACTTGGCACAAATGTTAATCCTCTTTTACCTATTTTAATACCCAATTTTTTGCTGTTGTCTCTTATGATATGGAATCCATTTTATTATCTTGATTGA